In Variovorax paradoxus, a single genomic region encodes these proteins:
- a CDS encoding MurR/RpiR family transcriptional regulator: MNSTVDTQGTTVAQRIAQALPRLTRSHRQVADYVLEHPLQVATLPIDELAAVVGVSVATANRFARALEFDGYATFRAELVRGFEPLVAPVERMRGNLERPTTVAEVFATALDESRRNIEATRQTLDYAACEAAVERIGKARSIYIAGFGASAWLAGLLQHGLDGSCNDVRLLSSVSGVTHSARTLMHAGPQDLFIGLTFPRYLTDTVALAQIARGQGCALLALTDRPSSPLAPLADVALYCQTETSYRPNCETSVLALIEALTSAVALRAPDPVQSAGRILQAVRPWLHGANGLPRTNGTNNSTSGTGGTNAAGTPDAAAPNGAGNRKKKAPQ; the protein is encoded by the coding sequence ATGAACAGCACCGTCGACACCCAAGGCACCACCGTGGCGCAGCGCATCGCGCAGGCGCTGCCGCGGCTGACGCGTTCGCACCGGCAAGTGGCCGACTACGTGCTGGAGCATCCCCTGCAGGTCGCGACACTGCCCATCGACGAACTGGCCGCCGTGGTCGGCGTGTCGGTCGCCACGGCCAACCGCTTCGCGCGGGCGCTGGAGTTCGACGGCTACGCCACCTTCCGTGCCGAGCTGGTGCGCGGCTTCGAGCCGCTGGTGGCGCCGGTGGAGCGCATGCGCGGCAACCTCGAGCGCCCGACCACGGTGGCCGAAGTGTTCGCCACCGCGCTCGACGAAAGCCGCCGCAACATCGAAGCCACGCGCCAGACGCTGGACTACGCCGCCTGCGAAGCCGCGGTGGAGCGCATCGGCAAGGCGCGCTCGATCTACATCGCCGGCTTCGGCGCGAGCGCCTGGCTCGCCGGCCTGCTGCAGCATGGGCTGGACGGCAGCTGCAACGACGTGCGCCTGCTCTCCAGCGTGAGCGGCGTGACGCATTCCGCGCGCACGCTGATGCATGCCGGGCCGCAAGACCTGTTCATCGGCCTGACCTTTCCGCGCTACCTGACCGACACCGTGGCGCTGGCACAGATCGCGCGCGGCCAGGGCTGCGCCCTGCTCGCGCTGACCGACCGCCCCAGCTCGCCGCTCGCGCCGCTGGCCGACGTGGCGCTTTACTGCCAGACCGAAACCAGCTACCGCCCCAACTGCGAGACCAGCGTGCTCGCGCTGATCGAGGCCTTGACCAGCGCCGTGGCCCTGCGCGCGCCCGACCCGGTGCAGTCCGCCGGCCGCATCCTGCAGGCCGTGCGCCCGTGGCTGCACGGCGCCAACGGCCTCCCCCGAACGAACGGCACGAACAACAGTACGAGTGGCACCGGCGGCACGAACGCCGCCGGCACGCCCGATGCCGCCGCCCCGAACGGCGCCGGCAACAGAAAGAAGAAAGCCCCCCAATGA
- a CDS encoding isoaspartyl peptidase/L-asparaginase family protein, with the protein MTQTHVPVIAIHGGAGTISAATTSAEQAQAYHDALNRIVAAAQSALLKGASALDAACLAVELLEDCPLFNAGHGAVFTHDETHELDAAVMDGATLAAGAVAGVCHVRRPVRAARAVLEDGAHVLLAGAGAEAFAREHGLEMVEPSFFSTEARREQLYRVRGTGRVVTDHEGASMTAAPAAPLDEDRKLGTVGAVALDMHGHLAAATSTGGMTNKRVGRIGDSPLIGAGTYADDRTAAVSCTGSGEMFIRVAAAYDVCARMAYAGATLEAATQAVVRQSLPAIGGTGGLIAVDRHGNLSLAFNTEGMYRGHARGNEAPQTAIFA; encoded by the coding sequence ATGACCCAGACCCACGTGCCCGTGATCGCCATCCACGGCGGCGCCGGCACCATCAGCGCCGCGACGACCAGCGCCGAACAGGCGCAGGCGTACCACGACGCGCTGAACCGCATCGTGGCCGCCGCGCAGTCGGCGCTGCTCAAGGGCGCGTCCGCGCTCGACGCCGCCTGCCTGGCGGTCGAACTGCTCGAAGACTGCCCGCTCTTCAACGCCGGCCACGGCGCCGTGTTCACGCACGACGAAACCCATGAGCTCGACGCCGCCGTGATGGACGGCGCCACGCTCGCCGCCGGCGCGGTGGCCGGCGTGTGCCATGTACGCCGCCCGGTGCGCGCCGCGCGCGCGGTGCTGGAAGACGGCGCCCACGTGCTGCTGGCCGGCGCGGGCGCCGAGGCCTTCGCGCGCGAACACGGGCTGGAGATGGTCGAGCCCTCGTTCTTCTCGACCGAGGCGCGCCGCGAGCAGCTCTACCGCGTGCGCGGCACCGGCCGCGTGGTGACCGACCATGAAGGCGCGTCCATGACGGCCGCGCCCGCCGCCCCGCTCGACGAAGACAGGAAGCTCGGCACCGTCGGCGCCGTGGCGCTCGACATGCACGGCCACCTGGCCGCCGCCACCTCGACCGGCGGCATGACCAACAAGCGCGTCGGCCGCATCGGCGATTCGCCGCTCATCGGCGCCGGCACCTACGCGGACGACCGCACGGCCGCCGTGTCCTGCACCGGCAGCGGCGAAATGTTCATCCGCGTCGCCGCCGCCTACGACGTGTGCGCGCGCATGGCCTACGCCGGAGCCACGCTCGAAGCCGCCACGCAGGCGGTGGTGCGGCAGTCGCTGCCCGCCATCGGCGGCACCGGCGGCCTGATCGCCGTCGACCGCCACGGCAACCTGAGCCTGGCCTTCAACACCGAAGGCATGTACCGCGGCCACGCGCGCGGCAACGAAGCGCCGCAGACGGCCATCTTCGCCTGA
- a CDS encoding dipeptide ABC transporter ATP-binding protein → MSTPALALPDGRVLAVDDLTVRFSTSERTVDAVKKLSFHVDHGETLAVVGESGSGKSVTSLALMRLVEHGGGRILGGSMAFRRRNGEVLDLAQARDSTMRGIRGADIAMIFQEPMTSLNPVFTAGDQIAEAIRIHQGKSDSAARAEALRMLELVRIPEARNVLDRFPHQLSGGMRQRVMIAMALSCKPQLLIADEPTTALDVTIQAQILQLIRELQKEMRMGVLFITHDMGVVAEIADRVLVMYRGDKVEAGSSDTVFAAPQHPYTRALLSAVPKLGAMQGTDLPAKFDLLRTESPADAAPPEPATPQDTVREDAGPILRVRDLVTRFDVRSGLFGRVKRRVHAVEKISFDLYPGETLALVGESGCGKSTTGRSLLRLVESQSGAIEFGGQNIRELPTRELQALRRNIQFIFQDPFASLDPRVTVGFSIMEPLLIHGIAKGAEAQQRVDWLLQKVGLPPEVAQRYPHEFSGGQRQRIAIARALALNPKVVVADESVSALDVSIQAQIVNLMLDLQRELGVAFLFISHDMAVVERISHRVAVMYLGQIVEIGPRRAVFEAPQHAYTRKLMAAVPVADPSRRHKPRALLEGEIPSPIRAVGDEPEVPPLVQVAPGHFVARHAIGGAF, encoded by the coding sequence ATGTCCACCCCTGCCCTCGCCCTGCCGGACGGCCGCGTCCTCGCCGTCGACGACCTCACCGTGCGCTTCTCGACTTCCGAGCGCACGGTCGATGCGGTCAAGAAACTGTCCTTCCACGTCGACCACGGCGAAACGCTCGCGGTGGTGGGCGAATCGGGTTCGGGCAAGTCGGTCACCTCGCTCGCGCTGATGCGCCTGGTGGAGCATGGCGGCGGCCGCATCCTGGGCGGCAGCATGGCCTTCCGGCGCCGCAACGGCGAAGTGCTCGACCTGGCGCAGGCCCGCGACAGCACGATGCGCGGCATCCGCGGCGCCGACATCGCGATGATCTTCCAGGAGCCGATGACGTCGCTGAACCCGGTGTTCACAGCCGGCGACCAGATCGCCGAGGCCATCCGCATCCACCAGGGCAAGAGCGACTCGGCCGCGCGCGCCGAAGCGCTGCGCATGCTGGAGCTGGTGCGCATTCCGGAAGCGCGCAACGTGCTCGACCGCTTCCCGCACCAGCTGTCGGGCGGCATGCGCCAGCGCGTGATGATCGCGATGGCGCTGTCGTGCAAGCCGCAGCTGCTGATTGCCGACGAGCCGACCACCGCGCTCGACGTGACCATCCAGGCGCAGATCCTCCAGCTCATCCGCGAGCTGCAGAAAGAGATGCGCATGGGCGTGCTCTTCATCACCCACGACATGGGCGTGGTGGCCGAGATTGCCGACCGCGTGCTGGTGATGTACCGCGGCGACAAGGTCGAAGCCGGAAGCTCCGACACCGTGTTCGCCGCGCCGCAGCATCCCTACACCCGCGCGCTGCTGTCGGCCGTGCCCAAGCTGGGCGCCATGCAGGGCACCGACCTGCCGGCCAAGTTCGATCTGCTGCGCACCGAAAGCCCGGCCGATGCGGCCCCGCCGGAACCGGCGACGCCGCAGGACACCGTGCGCGAAGACGCCGGCCCCATTCTTCGTGTGCGCGACCTCGTGACGCGCTTCGACGTGCGCAGCGGCCTCTTCGGCCGCGTGAAGCGCCGCGTGCACGCGGTGGAGAAGATCAGCTTCGACCTGTACCCCGGCGAAACGCTGGCGCTGGTCGGCGAATCGGGCTGCGGCAAGTCGACCACCGGCCGTTCGCTGCTGCGCCTGGTCGAAAGCCAGAGCGGCGCCATCGAGTTCGGCGGCCAGAACATCCGCGAACTGCCCACGCGCGAGCTGCAGGCGCTGCGCCGCAACATCCAGTTCATCTTCCAGGACCCGTTCGCCTCGCTCGACCCGCGCGTGACGGTGGGCTTCTCGATCATGGAGCCGCTGCTGATCCACGGCATTGCCAAGGGCGCCGAGGCGCAGCAGCGCGTCGACTGGCTGCTGCAGAAGGTCGGCCTGCCGCCCGAGGTGGCGCAGCGCTACCCGCACGAGTTCTCGGGCGGCCAGCGCCAGCGCATCGCCATCGCGCGCGCCCTGGCGCTGAACCCCAAGGTGGTGGTGGCCGACGAATCGGTGTCCGCGCTGGACGTGTCCATTCAGGCGCAGATCGTCAACCTGATGCTCGACCTGCAGCGCGAGCTGGGCGTGGCCTTTCTCTTCATTTCGCACGACATGGCGGTGGTGGAGCGCATCAGCCACCGCGTGGCCGTGATGTACCTGGGCCAGATCGTCGAGATCGGCCCGCGCCGCGCGGTGTTCGAAGCGCCGCAGCATGCCTACACCCGCAAGCTGATGGCGGCGGTGCCGGTGGCAGACCCGTCGCGCCGCCACAAGCCGCGCGCGCTGCTCGAGGGCGAGATTCCCAGCCCGATCCGCGCCGTGGGCGACGAGCCCGAAGTGCCGCCGCTGGTGCAGGTCGCGCCGGGCCACTTCGTCGCGCGGCATGCCATCGGCGGCGCCTTCTGA
- the gsiB gene encoding glutathione ABC transporter substrate-binding protein GsiB, giving the protein MKQSSSSLRWASALLGLAALAASGTALAAKDVVLSIGYQPETLDPYNTNTTITTAVTKTFYEGLFQFDKDLKVQNVLAESYDVSKDGLVYTIKLRTGVKFHDGTDFNAEAVKVTLDRVLNQDNKLLRYNQFNRVSKVEAVNPTTVRITLKEPFGPFINSLAHASAAMISPTALKKWGNKDIAFHPVGTGPFEFVEWKQTEAVKAKKFDSYWKKGFPKVDTVQWKPVLENNTRAAMLQTGEADFAFPIPYEQAELLKKSDKLEVVASPSIITRFLAFNMLQKPYDNPKVREAIGYAINKEALAKVAFGGYAFPAQGVMPQGVKFAEKMDPIPYDVKKAKALLAEAGYPNGFESVLWSAYNNTTSQKTIQFVQQQLAQVGIKLQVQALEVGQRTEQVDAWPDPKTAKVRMYYTGWSSSTGEADWGLRPLFASESWAPKLNNMSFYKSEVVDNALAKALVTVDDKEKAALYKTAQDEIRKDLPRVPLVTEQNLSAHSKRLSGVYVMPDANINIDAIAVSN; this is encoded by the coding sequence ATGAAGCAATCTTCTTCCTCCCTGCGCTGGGCATCCGCGCTGCTGGGCCTGGCCGCGCTGGCCGCTTCGGGCACGGCACTGGCCGCGAAAGACGTGGTGCTGTCGATCGGCTACCAGCCGGAAACGCTGGACCCGTACAACACCAACACCACCATCACCACGGCAGTGACCAAGACCTTCTATGAAGGCCTGTTCCAGTTCGACAAGGACCTGAAGGTGCAGAACGTGCTCGCCGAGAGCTACGACGTGTCGAAGGACGGCCTGGTCTACACCATCAAGCTGCGCACCGGCGTGAAGTTCCACGACGGCACCGACTTCAACGCCGAGGCGGTGAAGGTCACGCTCGACCGCGTGCTCAACCAGGACAACAAGCTGCTGCGCTACAACCAGTTCAACCGCGTGAGCAAGGTCGAGGCGGTGAACCCGACGACCGTGCGCATCACGCTGAAGGAGCCCTTCGGCCCCTTCATCAACTCGCTGGCCCACGCATCGGCCGCGATGATCTCGCCCACCGCGCTGAAGAAGTGGGGCAACAAGGACATCGCCTTCCACCCCGTGGGCACGGGCCCGTTCGAGTTCGTCGAGTGGAAGCAGACCGAAGCCGTCAAGGCCAAGAAGTTCGACAGCTACTGGAAGAAGGGCTTCCCGAAGGTCGACACGGTGCAATGGAAGCCGGTGCTCGAGAACAACACGCGCGCCGCGATGCTGCAGACCGGCGAAGCCGACTTCGCGTTCCCCATTCCCTACGAGCAGGCCGAACTGCTGAAGAAGAGCGACAAGCTCGAAGTGGTGGCCTCGCCCTCGATCATCACGCGCTTCCTGGCATTCAACATGCTGCAGAAGCCCTATGACAACCCGAAGGTGCGCGAAGCCATCGGCTACGCCATCAACAAGGAAGCGCTGGCCAAGGTCGCCTTCGGCGGCTACGCCTTCCCCGCGCAGGGCGTGATGCCCCAGGGCGTGAAGTTCGCCGAGAAGATGGACCCGATTCCCTACGACGTGAAGAAGGCCAAGGCCCTGCTGGCCGAAGCCGGCTACCCGAACGGCTTCGAGTCGGTGCTCTGGAGCGCCTACAACAACACGACCAGCCAGAAGACCATCCAGTTCGTGCAGCAGCAGCTCGCGCAAGTGGGCATCAAGCTGCAGGTGCAGGCGCTCGAAGTGGGCCAGCGCACCGAGCAGGTCGATGCATGGCCGGATCCGAAGACGGCCAAGGTCCGCATGTACTACACCGGCTGGTCGTCGTCGACCGGCGAAGCCGACTGGGGCCTGCGCCCGCTGTTCGCCTCGGAGTCGTGGGCGCCCAAGCTCAACAACATGTCGTTCTACAAGAGCGAAGTGGTGGACAACGCGCTGGCCAAGGCGCTGGTGACGGTGGACGACAAGGAAAAGGCGGCGCTGTACAAGACCGCGCAGGACGAGATCCGCAAGGACCTGCCGCGCGTGCCGCTGGTCACGGAGCAGAACCTGTCGGCCCATTCGAAGCGTCTGTCGGGTGTCTACGTCATGCCTGACGCCAACATCAACATCGACGCGATCGCTGTTTCGAACTGA
- the gsiC gene encoding glutathione ABC transporter permease GsiC, which translates to MLNYFLKRLLGLIPTLLIVAVLVFLFVHMLPGDPARLAAGQEADEQTVAMVRAELGLDKPLPQQFVNFFTHMLQGDFGTSIRTRRPVSVEIGERFFPTVMLTITSMVWAVIFGMGIGIVSAVYRNKWPDRLGMTLAVSGISFPAFALGMLLMQIFSVQLGWLPTVGASSWKHYILPSITLGAAVAAVMARFTRASFVEVIQEDFVRTARAKGVRESSVVFKHTLRNALIPVVTMMGLQFGFLLGGSILVEAVFNWPGLGRLLVDAVQMRDYPVIQTLVLLFSLEFILINLVVDVLYGYINPTIRYK; encoded by the coding sequence ATGCTGAATTACTTTCTCAAACGACTGTTGGGCCTGATCCCCACGCTGCTCATCGTGGCGGTGCTGGTGTTCCTGTTCGTCCACATGCTGCCCGGCGATCCGGCGCGCCTTGCCGCCGGCCAGGAAGCCGACGAGCAGACCGTGGCCATGGTCCGCGCGGAGCTCGGGCTCGACAAGCCGCTGCCGCAGCAGTTCGTGAACTTCTTCACCCACATGCTGCAAGGCGACTTCGGCACCTCGATCCGCACGCGGCGGCCGGTGTCGGTGGAAATCGGCGAGCGCTTCTTCCCGACGGTGATGCTGACCATCACCAGCATGGTGTGGGCGGTGATCTTCGGCATGGGCATCGGCATCGTCTCGGCGGTGTACCGCAACAAATGGCCGGACCGGCTGGGCATGACGCTCGCCGTGTCGGGCATCTCCTTTCCCGCATTCGCGCTCGGCATGCTGCTGATGCAGATCTTCTCGGTCCAGCTCGGCTGGCTGCCCACGGTGGGCGCGAGCAGCTGGAAACACTACATCCTGCCCTCCATCACGCTCGGCGCGGCCGTGGCCGCCGTGATGGCGCGCTTCACGCGGGCCTCCTTCGTCGAAGTGATCCAGGAAGACTTCGTGCGCACCGCGCGCGCCAAGGGCGTGCGCGAATCCAGCGTGGTGTTCAAGCACACGCTGCGCAACGCGCTGATTCCGGTGGTCACCATGATGGGCCTGCAGTTCGGCTTTTTGCTCGGCGGCTCGATCCTGGTGGAGGCGGTGTTCAACTGGCCCGGCCTCGGCCGCCTGCTGGTCGACGCCGTGCAGATGCGCGACTACCCCGTGATCCAGACGCTGGTGCTGCTGTTCTCGCTCGAATTCATCCTGATCAATCTCGTGGTCGATGTGCTGTACGGCTACATCAACCCGACCATCCGCTACAAGTGA
- the gsiD gene encoding glutathione ABC transporter permease GsiD translates to MTQASGVPAESIVPLSPVAVVQAAGKVRTPWGECWRRFKKQPVGIVAAAFVLLLVFVAVFAPWIVPFDAENFFDYDMLNSGPSATHWFGVDPLGRDIFSRILMGARISLMAGFLSVLVGGFVGTAFGLLAGYYEGWWDRIVMRVSDVLFAFPGILLALGVVAILGSSMTNVVVAVSVFSVPAFARLVRGNTLVLKQQTYIEAERSIGASDWTIIVRHILPGTISSIVVYFSMRVGTSIITAASLSFLGMGAQPPTPEWGAMLSEARADMVTSPHVALFPSLAIFFTVLAFNLLGDALRDALDPKIDRQ, encoded by the coding sequence ATGACGCAAGCTTCCGGCGTGCCTGCCGAATCCATCGTTCCACTTTCTCCCGTTGCCGTGGTGCAAGCCGCGGGCAAGGTCCGCACGCCCTGGGGCGAATGCTGGCGCCGCTTCAAGAAGCAGCCCGTGGGCATCGTTGCCGCGGCCTTCGTGCTGCTGCTGGTGTTCGTCGCGGTGTTCGCGCCGTGGATCGTGCCTTTCGACGCGGAGAACTTCTTCGACTACGACATGCTGAACAGCGGCCCCTCGGCCACGCACTGGTTCGGCGTCGACCCGCTGGGCCGCGACATCTTCAGCCGCATCCTGATGGGCGCGCGCATCTCGCTGATGGCGGGCTTTCTCTCGGTGCTGGTGGGCGGCTTCGTGGGCACGGCCTTCGGCCTGCTGGCGGGCTACTACGAAGGCTGGTGGGACCGCATCGTGATGCGTGTATCGGACGTGCTGTTCGCCTTCCCCGGCATCCTGCTGGCGCTGGGCGTGGTGGCCATCCTTGGCAGCAGCATGACCAACGTGGTGGTGGCGGTGTCGGTGTTCAGCGTGCCGGCCTTCGCGCGCCTGGTGCGCGGCAACACGCTGGTGCTCAAGCAGCAGACCTACATCGAGGCCGAGCGCAGCATCGGCGCGTCGGACTGGACCATCATCGTGCGGCACATCCTGCCGGGCACCATCTCGTCGATCGTGGTGTATTTCTCGATGCGCGTGGGCACCTCGATCATCACGGCGGCCAGCCTGTCGTTCCTGGGCATGGGCGCGCAGCCGCCCACGCCCGAGTGGGGCGCCATGCTCAGCGAGGCCCGCGCCGACATGGTGACCTCGCCGCACGTGGCGCTGTTCCCCAGCCTGGCCATCTTCTTCACCGTGCTCGCCTTCAACCTGCTGGGCGACGCACTGCGCGACGCGCTCGATCCCAAGATCGACCGCCAGTAG
- a CDS encoding P1 family peptidase, producing MSSTSSPAHPAAPPFIGNLLQGERNSIADVAGVTVGHSTLDDGGVQTGVTVIRPHAGDPFRDKVPAAAVVLNGFGKSVGLVQLAELGVLETPIALTNTFSVGTVATAQIRQCAAANPETGRALPTVNPLVFECNDGFLNDIQRLAVSEADYLHAHSSAAADFAQGSVGAGRGMSSFQLKGGIGSASRRVSARDGGLHTVGTLVLANYGRQPQLLLAGHAIGDRLAALQASSGVPASTEPEKGSIIIVVATDAPLDARQLGRLALRAGAGLARTGSVYGHGSGDIVLAFSTAYTVPGSAERPMPAVAMLHDALLDGLFQAAADSTEQAIIHALWQATAVTGRDGNHRAALGELLPALSLSF from the coding sequence ATGTCTTCCACGTCTTCGCCTGCGCATCCCGCCGCCCCGCCCTTCATCGGCAACCTGCTCCAGGGCGAGCGCAACTCCATCGCGGACGTGGCCGGCGTCACCGTCGGCCACAGCACCCTGGACGACGGCGGCGTGCAGACCGGCGTGACGGTGATCCGACCGCACGCGGGCGACCCGTTCCGCGACAAGGTGCCGGCCGCCGCGGTGGTGCTCAACGGCTTCGGCAAGAGCGTGGGGCTGGTGCAGTTGGCGGAGCTGGGCGTGCTGGAAACGCCGATCGCGCTGACCAACACCTTCTCGGTCGGCACGGTGGCCACGGCGCAGATACGCCAGTGCGCGGCGGCCAACCCCGAGACCGGTCGCGCACTGCCCACGGTCAATCCGCTGGTGTTCGAATGCAACGACGGCTTTCTCAACGACATCCAGCGGTTGGCGGTGAGCGAGGCCGACTACCTGCACGCGCACAGCAGCGCGGCAGCCGACTTCGCGCAGGGCTCGGTCGGCGCGGGGCGCGGCATGTCGAGCTTCCAGCTCAAGGGCGGCATCGGCAGCGCGTCGCGCCGGGTGTCGGCGCGGGACGGTGGGCTGCACACGGTGGGCACGCTGGTGCTGGCCAACTACGGACGCCAGCCGCAGCTGCTGCTGGCGGGTCATGCCATCGGCGACCGGCTGGCGGCGCTGCAGGCGTCGAGCGGCGTGCCGGCATCGACGGAGCCCGAAAAGGGCTCGATCATCATCGTGGTCGCCACCGACGCACCGCTCGATGCGCGCCAACTGGGCCGGCTGGCGCTGCGCGCGGGCGCCGGGCTGGCGCGCACCGGCTCGGTCTACGGCCACGGCAGCGGCGACATCGTGCTGGCCTTCTCCACCGCGTACACCGTGCCCGGCAGCGCCGAGCGGCCGATGCCGGCCGTGGCGATGCTGCACGACGCATTGCTCGACGGCTTGTTCCAGGCCGCCGCCGACAGCACCGAACAGGCGATCATTCATGCCCTCTGGCAGGCCACGGCCGTGACGGGGCGCGACGGCAACCACCGCGCCGCGCTCGGCGAGCTGCTGCCGGCCCTTTCTCTTTCTTTCTGA
- a CDS encoding M55 family metallopeptidase, with translation MKVLISTDIEGVAGVYHPEQTRQGNPEYERARLLMTQEANAAIAGAFDAGATEVLVNDSHGGFRNMPPDVLDARARVVQGKPRYLSMVAGVEEGVDAVCMVGYHSRAQGRGILAHTINSFAFAGIALGGQELGEAGLYGALAGEYGAPVVMGSGDDVFIAENRPLFPHATFVETKKASGFSSGVSLSPEQSRRAIRAGVEEALAARANARPLVFEGPQTVTLRCQTTALADLFCQWPSFERVDGVTLRFTAPTVEAAVRMLNCCSAMSSMLR, from the coding sequence ATGAAAGTCCTGATCTCCACCGACATCGAAGGCGTTGCCGGCGTCTACCACCCCGAGCAGACCCGCCAGGGCAACCCCGAGTACGAACGCGCGCGCCTGCTGATGACGCAGGAGGCCAACGCCGCCATCGCCGGCGCCTTCGACGCGGGCGCCACCGAAGTGCTGGTGAACGACTCGCACGGCGGCTTTCGCAACATGCCGCCCGACGTGCTGGACGCCCGCGCCCGCGTGGTGCAGGGCAAACCGCGCTACCTGAGCATGGTGGCCGGCGTGGAAGAAGGCGTCGACGCGGTCTGCATGGTGGGCTACCACTCGCGCGCGCAGGGGCGCGGCATCCTCGCGCACACCATCAACAGCTTCGCGTTCGCGGGCATCGCGCTCGGCGGGCAGGAGCTGGGCGAGGCCGGGCTCTACGGCGCGCTGGCCGGCGAATACGGCGCGCCCGTGGTCATGGGCAGCGGCGACGACGTGTTCATCGCCGAGAACCGCCCGCTCTTTCCGCATGCCACTTTCGTCGAGACGAAGAAGGCGTCGGGATTCAGCAGCGGCGTTTCGCTCTCGCCGGAGCAGTCGCGCCGCGCCATCCGCGCCGGCGTCGAAGAAGCGCTGGCCGCGCGCGCGAACGCACGCCCTCTGGTCTTCGAAGGCCCGCAGACGGTGACGCTGCGCTGCCAGACGACCGCGCTGGCCGACCTGTTCTGCCAGTGGCCGAGCTTCGAGCGCGTCGACGGCGTCACGCTGCGCTTCACCGCGCCGACGGTGGAAGCGGCGGTGCGCATGCTGAACTGCTGCTCGGCAATGTCTTCGATGCTGCGCTGA